In the genome of Mangifera indica cultivar Alphonso chromosome 9, CATAS_Mindica_2.1, whole genome shotgun sequence, the window ACTCTCGAATATGCACGATTGCTGACAGATGTGACCTGACAGGTCTAACTATAAATGAACGTCTTGAAAGAGTTGCTGAAACTCTTGAAAAGATTATGGATTCATGGACACCGAAGAGCACACCCAGAAGCACTGATTCTCCAGGAGGAAGTCCTGAAGTTTCAAGAGAGTTTACAAAAAGTATGCACGACGATTTAAATGAGATGTCGCCAAAGACAATTAGCTTGCCTCGACAATGCTCCATGGACATTCTTGAACGTGTATCTAATGCTGAAAATGCTTTTGTCACTGAAGATCTGGACGTTTTGCCGGAAATATCATGTGACCAAAGTTCTACACAGACTATTCCTGATGTCAGGACAAAAACCTCATCACCTGGAAGCTTGACCCCGCGATCACCATTATTAACACCACGCACCAACCAGATTGAATTGCTATTAAGTGGACACCGAACACTAACAGAACTTCAAAACTCCCAGCAGGTAAGGTGTTgtattaactttttttcttcttttagcaCTTATCTTTCATCATCAAATTGGTTTAGCTCTTCATGATAGCTGCAATGGATATCCTGATAACTCTAATGACAAATTAGTGTGGTCATTTGGTTGTTTGCTTCGTAAATCCGTGAGATTTCTTTATTGTAATTTTcactttctaatgatatattgGGATGACAGATAAGCAAGTTACTAGAGATAGCACGCTCCAttgcaaatttaaatttttgtgattATGGTACACTGGAGAAATTGCTTGATCGTCTAGAAGATCTAAAATACGTCATCCAGGATAGGAAGGTGGATGCCCTTCTGGTAGAAACTTTTGGAAGGCGTATAGAGAAATTATTGCAGTAAGTCAATCCCTTCGCTTCTTACTTGTGAAAGTGTTTCTATTTTCCGTGCAAAATATGTTGGCGGtggatatattttatagtaGTTCAGAGTAAACTGACATTTAACAACAAATCTACGGTTTGACTTATTAGTTTCTATTACCCCATTATCATATATTTTCCCACTGTTGGTTTttcattttacatataatttctCAAATCTATCTTCATAACTATAGAAAATCTACAGGGAGAAATATGTATATCTTTGTGGGCAGATAGAAGATGAAAAGGTTGACTCATCAAATGCCATGACTGAAGAAGAGAGTTCAATGGATGAAGACCCAATGCGTAGTCTGCGTGCGAGCCCAATTAATCCTTGTTCTAAAGATCGAACATCCATAGAAGATTTTGACATAATAAAGCCAATCAGCCGAGGGGCATTTGGGCGAGTTTTCCTCGCCAGAAAAAGAGCTACCGGTGACTTATTTGCTATAAAAGTAGGTATCCACATCTCCAGATATTGGCCGACTCATGTAGTGGTCAATACTACATGCTTCACAATTTTCTCACTATACTCTTTTTGTAGTGTATATGATTTTACGGACATCCTGCATTATAAAAACATGGATTAAATTGGGGATACCATAGTATCAAGTAGTGTCATATATGATACGTGATTGCTAAGAACTTACCCATTTTTCATGGTACGAACTAATAAAGGGAGCTTATTTTGGGATTTTGACCTTTAATAGAACTTTGCCTCTTTCTTGGTGCTACCAAACAAACCAGGACTAGTTTCTGAGTAGATTTTAATATTAGATATTGATAATGGAAGTGAAATTTTACCTTGGAGGTTTCATTCAATGACAAAGCAATCCAAAAAATTTCTTGGCTCCAGGGTTATTAGTTTATGCCTCTAATAGGTTAAGTTATTCTTGGAAGTTTCTGTAATGCACAGCTTGTCGAGCTTATGTGTGCTTAAGTTTATGGAAAAACATTTGTATATCTGAGTATTGAAAATGTTGTGTACAGCTTGTCCAGCTTATGTGTGACGTTCTTAAGTTTATCGAAAAACATTTGTATATCTGAGTATTGAAAATGTTGCGTATATATTTAGTCTACTGGATGTATGTACGCGTGTCAGTATGTACCCCTGTTTATGATAGAAGTGTTTAATGCTTGCCtaatttatcaaaaagaaaagaataagcGTTAACATGACCCAAAATGGTCTTCATTCTGAAGAACTAATCTGTTGCAAGAATTGTCCCAGGTTTTAAAGAAGGCTGATATGATTCGCAAAAATGCAGTTGAAAGTATTTTGGCTGAGCGTAATATCCTAATATCAGTTCGCAATCCTTTTGTTGTAAGCAAATTCCGTGTATGTAGAATCATTTCACAGATGCATTATGTGGATACTTATCTGATACTATATGATCTGCTGGTGTACAGGTCCGGTTTTTCTACTCTTTCACATGCAGGGAAAATCTTTATCTGGTAATGGAGTATTTAAATGGTGGAGATCTCTACTCTCTATTGAAAAACCTTGGTTGCCTAGATGAAGATATGGCCCGTGTATACATTGCAGAACTTGTAAGGACATATTCATATTCCTTAGTTGATGATTTTTGTGCTACTTGATAAAAATTTCTCACAATGGTACAAATAGTTTGTTTAATATTTCTCAGGTTCTTGCTTTGGAGTATTTGCACTCTGCAAATGTTATTCATAGAGATTTAAAGCCAGACAACTTGTTAATTGGTCAAGATGGTCACATCAAGGTCAAGATTTTACAATCTAGTTCATAGTTTCCATTTTATTAAGCTTGAAAGTTGGAGATGGCGGGGGAAATATTCGATTATTGGCTCTTTATTAAACGCTCACTGTTTTCTTTaccttttttcaaaaattaatttctcaatGACTAAAGCACGACAGCATACTTTAGCTGgctcaaaatcaatatttttctagGAAATGGAAAAACTgcttcaattttcttttgtgcCTTTAACAATTGCAATCATGAAAACGAGCAGTTACAGTACACGGCATTTGAATAATCAGCAGCACAACTATTCCTCATTTGCTTAATATGTCAAAATTTACTGTTTTCCTGTGggaattgagtttatttttgtcTACTTATTTCTAAAATTACACAACATCGATGACAGTTTGCTTTGTATTTCCATGTTTGCTATGCTGTGAGAACTCTTCAGTTTTCATTCAAACAGTGGGCATTTTGTTAATTATCACCTCTCACTTTCTTCTATTACAGTTGACAGATTTTGGGCTCTCTAAGGTTGGTCTTATCCATAGCACGGACGACTTATCAGGTTCATCACTCAGTAGTGCTGGACTTCTTGGAGATGAACCAAAAACTCAACCTTCATTGAATGGAGAACAGCGCCAAAAGCATTCAGTTGTTGGCACACCCGATTATTTGGCACCTGAAATACTTCTTGGCATGGGACATGGTAAGCAAGTAATGTGCTAGAAGGGTAGCATGCATGaataagaaatgagaaaatgatttttgatGCTCCACATTTTTCTCCTCCTAGGTGCAACTGCTGATTGGTGGTCTGTTGGTGTTATTCTATTCGAGCTGCTTGTTGGTTTTCCACCATTCAATGCACCAACTCCACAGGTTGGCTATCTGAATATGATTAGTTTTGAATGATTCCAAACGGTCATTTAGGGTACAACTTCACCTCATGACAACTGTGTCCGGTTGATTGCAGCAAATTTTTGACAATATATTGAATAGAGACATACCCTGGCCCGAGGTACCTGGGGAAATGAGCTATGAAGCTTATGATTTAATTGACAAGTAAGTTCTATAAATTGGATTTTTGCATTTTATGTCTGTTGGCCTTCATTCTATACTTAATGATCTTAAATGCATATTCTTTATATGTCCATATTGAAAGAGAATATATGTTTGGCCAAAAGAATTGTCCCACCCTAGATTTAGTGTAAACCTAACTTCATaccctccaacttttaaaaacccaaactcccaacaataaacaaaattctattaaaaaacttaGTTAATGTTAAgagcaaaattattatttaacaaaaaatttaaagaactaaaattttattatattcttcctctttttagtttaaaaatttaacaatttctctcatccaaaatttaaaaagtgataatttatcCTTAGGGTTTGAAACCGTCGTTGGAAACAACGAAGTTTGCCATCTCTTCTTGGCTTACTTCTCTTGCTGACTTGTTTTCACCTACCGATGACAATGATTTCCTTCAATGAAGATAATTTCGTCTTTGTCGGAGAAAATAACTTTAATTAGAGACATGAGTTTGATCTGTAAGGAGACATAACCCAAGTGGGAGGATGAATGTGATTGGAGATAACGAACTTTGCCGTCTCCGACGATGGTTTTAAAACCCTAAGGgtgaaaatgtcacttttcaatcTTTTGGTGGGGGAAAGTtgttgattttcaaattgaaaggaaaaaaatgtgataaaacttctgtttttaaattttttttattaaataatgattttacctttaattttaacgaaaaattttatcagaattttgtttataagtgaaattttggatttttgaaaattagagaaTAAGAGTTCAAGATCACACATaatcttgggtggaaacaagtcttttggcctatatgtTTTTGTTGGATGGTTCTTGCACCCATTAGAATCAGTGCCAGCATATATGCAAATTACGTTAACACATTTGTAATTGATTTCTTCCAGATTGTTAACTGAAAATCCACATCAAAGGCTTGGAGCAACAGGAGCCAAAGAGGTAAACTAATAGCAAAggcttatttataattataatatgatttcGGGAACTAAGCTGACTCTTTTGGCAGGTGAAGAGTCATCCTTTCTTCAAGGATATCAGCTGGGACACGCTTGCAAGGCAAAAGGTCTAATTTCAACATTCTTGATATCCTCGCAGGAAAAAGGTCTTACAAGTAAACTCTTAACACAACTTTTTCCTTACTCGGTAACCACTATTTTGCCGCAGGCTATGTTCATACCAGCAGCAGAGACACTTGACACTAGTTACTTTGTGAGCCGTTATGTGTGGAACCCTGATGATGAAAATGTTCAGGGAGGTAGTGATTTTGACGACATGACAGACTCATGCAGCAGTTGTTCACTTAGCAACACCCATGAAGAGGATGTGAGTACATACTTTATCCTGATCATCTGTAGACCTCTTTGCACATAGGGCTGTTAGTAGGTCCGACCATGGCCTGACACCATTTGACAACAGCTTCAATCTGATTGTTTTAATGCCAACTAATTTAGGGCTTGACCTCTGTGGAACTATGTAGACAAAGTAGAAAGTCAAAGATATGATGAGAAATTGAAAGCAAGAAATTTATGAGAACTTCCATTAATTCGAATCTGATGAGGATTTTGGTGGCCCTATCTGTTCAATATTTTATCTATTCTGAGTGCTGTTTTCTTGTACAACAGGGGGATGAATGTGGCAGTTTAGGAGAATTCAATTCCTCAACTCTTTCTGTGCAGTACTCCTTTAGTAACTTCTCATTCAAGGTAAAACCTTCCACACCTACCATTTATATTCTATTGTcatgagaaaaattataatattagatGGAAATGATTCATTGTTGCTGCTCGTATGGCTTTATTTAACCTGACTAGATTGCTTGCATAACATTTTGAATAGAAGTATGCTTTTTAAGAATTGCAATACTTCATTTAATAGCTGTTGTGTTagatatttttatcttcaattaGAGAAACTGTGCCTGGGAAAGGTGTAAGGTCAAGGGGatgaatgaatcaaaattatatttttccgcACCGAAATTATGACACTGTTGTGTTCTTGAAAGCTTCCTTCTAAGACTTCATTTACTCAGGTTTCAATTGATATATTCTCTCCCTTTGGTCCAATTTAATCTCTTGTCCAAGTTGACGCAGTCAGTTTTGCTCTAAAGGGCCTTAATGTAGCTAACCATTGACTAACTCAATTTAAGTTGCAAAAGCCTGGGATAGGTATATATAAAACGGTTCTCAGCCTTGGTCCTGGAACTTTAAACAGGGGTTTTCGGAGACCAGGATGATTGGCTAATGCTAGTGCACACTTCTTGTCACATTCAAAGCCCTATCAACGTAATGAGCCAAGTCCTTATTGAAGCCCAAATTAAAATGTGGGGATAACCAAAGATCTCTCTAATAGACTAGGAAGAGTCATAAGAGAATTTATATTGATGAGTAAAATAGTGCTgcaaaccaaattttttattatggttATGGTGCTAAACATCAAATATCCGCTCTATTTATGAAATTACAATCTGATTGAGAATTTACATGTTTGTTTGCTCAGAACTTGTCCCAGCTGGCTTCTATCAATTATGATATGGTGGTGAAGAGCGCCAGCGAATCAAAAGAATCCTCCAAACCACCTGTTCCATGAAAGTTGACATGGTTACTTCACCATGTATAGACTCTCACTTACCAGACATCTTGTTGGCTCTTTCCATATGTATGGTTTGATGAAAAACTACAACCTTATTACAAGTTCAAGAAGATGCtgatattttttcagttttttcttttttaaacaatataGGTGTACATCTGGTTGGAAGGTCTCAGTCCATGCTCACCAATTTACAATGAAAATGGACCTGAAGTTAGTCATCCTTCTGCCTATCCACCTCATAGGATCATCCACACCAAAATGGCAGTTCATTGGAACAGGTCGTcgtttttttccaattaataaaCGGCGTTCTTttctttgtatatatttacaaaaatatttctgatagataaaattttgtgatttatttAGGCTACGATTTTCCTGTGATTTAGTCTGTACTTCCTctcagtttttgttttttttttaaataaaaatgatctaTAGTCTATACCttctaaaaattaatcattttttcttgTAATGCACATGCACTTCAGTTTATAGATGACTAACATAGATTAGATAATAGATAGAACACCACAAAGAGGCCTTCTTTTAGCTCTCATTGGTTGCCA includes:
- the LOC123225083 gene encoding probable serine/threonine protein kinase IRE; amino-acid sequence: MSSDNQDPSTPTPSSARTKTAKLLKKIPPIPIRRGKNDQVVEDDNNNNNKNNDNRGNKEIRENEEPAILLASSLGLNHIKTRSTPSPSPLRFSSSAGFPLTSRNEAKKDKVDAEFKPKSVVPAESKAAPAMMEPGKNFHWSQSKSLRFPSPFKSELEVNHAAFAKEMQSPRFQAILRVTSGRKKKASDIKSFSHELNSKGVRPFPLWKSRALGHMEEIMVAIRAKFEKLKEEVNGDLGVLAGDLVGILEKTSDTHPEWKESLEDLLVVARKCAMMSASEFWVKCEYIVQNLDDRRQELPMGILKQAHTRLLFILTRCTRLVQFQKETGYEEDHILGLHQLSDLGVYPQQILEVAEQDCSGPLTGGKVVNEKQRKKTHEQEQVSQILKQDQNDEQSGETENVEVRTAKSADSNTSGYRMSSWKKLPSGAGRNRKGLDAVDTPSKEKSEPFRTKDEAKAGSDDGTLYLDAPSHLPSSAVSKASWGFWGDQQCITHENSMICRICEVEIPVVHVEEHSRICTIADRCDLTGLTINERLERVAETLEKIMDSWTPKSTPRSTDSPGGSPEVSREFTKSMHDDLNEMSPKTISLPRQCSMDILERVSNAENAFVTEDLDVLPEISCDQSSTQTIPDVRTKTSSPGSLTPRSPLLTPRTNQIELLLSGHRTLTELQNSQQISKLLEIARSIANLNFCDYGTLEKLLDRLEDLKYVIQDRKVDALLVETFGRRIEKLLQEKYVYLCGQIEDEKVDSSNAMTEEESSMDEDPMRSLRASPINPCSKDRTSIEDFDIIKPISRGAFGRVFLARKRATGDLFAIKVLKKADMIRKNAVESILAERNILISVRNPFVVRFFYSFTCRENLYLVMEYLNGGDLYSLLKNLGCLDEDMARVYIAELVLALEYLHSANVIHRDLKPDNLLIGQDGHIKLTDFGLSKVGLIHSTDDLSGSSLSSAGLLGDEPKTQPSLNGEQRQKHSVVGTPDYLAPEILLGMGHGATADWWSVGVILFELLVGFPPFNAPTPQQIFDNILNRDIPWPEVPGEMSYEAYDLIDKLLTENPHQRLGATGAKEVKSHPFFKDISWDTLARQKAMFIPAAETLDTSYFVSRYVWNPDDENVQGGSDFDDMTDSCSSCSLSNTHEEDGDECGSLGEFNSSTLSVQYSFSNFSFKNLSQLASINYDMVVKSASESKESSKPPVP